From Synechococcus sp. A10-1-5-1, a single genomic window includes:
- the alr gene encoding alanine racemase: MVDASPAAAFEDPAAAALAPQPHPRQRAWVEIDEAAIQANADALRRSLHPGCALMAVVKADGYGHGAVPVARSAAAGGASCFGVATLQEGVELRQAGLDQPVLVLGNLSHPDELRACLHWQLMPTLSGMREALLCQNLASGSGRQLAVHLKLDTGMTRLGAPWEEGPRLVEAIQGLDSLEMAGVYSHLAGADAPGDGLDALTATQQQRFDSVLLGLQQQQLAPGCRHLANSAGTLRSSQLHYDLVRVGLALYGQRPSDHLGGELTLQPAMHVRARVSLIREVPAGVGVSYGHRFITQRPSRLAVVGIGYADGVPRLLSNRLEVLFAGHRLPQVGAITMDQMVLDATDVPELEAGSVVTLLGEEAGERIDPQAWSEPMGTIPWEILCGFKHRLPRLPQRAVCGASA, from the coding sequence ATGGTTGACGCATCGCCTGCTGCTGCCTTTGAGGACCCTGCGGCCGCTGCCTTGGCGCCGCAGCCCCACCCGAGACAGCGCGCCTGGGTGGAAATCGATGAGGCGGCGATCCAGGCCAATGCCGATGCCCTGAGGCGCTCTCTCCATCCAGGCTGTGCCCTGATGGCCGTGGTCAAGGCCGATGGCTATGGCCATGGCGCCGTACCGGTTGCCCGTTCGGCCGCAGCTGGCGGGGCTAGCTGTTTTGGTGTCGCCACCCTGCAGGAGGGGGTGGAGTTGCGTCAGGCGGGGCTGGATCAGCCCGTGTTGGTGCTCGGCAACCTCAGCCATCCGGATGAATTGCGGGCCTGCCTGCATTGGCAGTTGATGCCCACCCTCAGCGGCATGCGTGAAGCTCTGCTTTGCCAGAACCTGGCCAGCGGCAGCGGCCGCCAGCTGGCGGTCCACCTGAAATTGGACACCGGCATGACCCGTCTGGGGGCGCCCTGGGAGGAAGGACCGCGCTTGGTGGAAGCCATTCAGGGCCTCGATTCGCTGGAGATGGCCGGGGTTTACTCCCATCTGGCCGGAGCCGATGCCCCCGGCGATGGCCTCGATGCCCTGACGGCTACCCAGCAGCAGCGCTTTGATTCGGTGCTGCTGGGCCTGCAGCAACAGCAGTTGGCCCCTGGCTGCCGCCATCTGGCCAATTCCGCTGGCACCCTGCGGAGCTCCCAGTTGCACTACGACCTCGTGCGGGTGGGGCTGGCCCTCTATGGCCAGCGGCCATCTGATCACCTGGGCGGCGAATTGACCCTGCAGCCGGCGATGCATGTCCGCGCCCGGGTCAGCTTGATTCGTGAGGTGCCGGCCGGGGTTGGGGTCAGCTACGGCCATCGCTTCATCACCCAAAGGCCCAGCCGCTTGGCGGTGGTGGGGATCGGCTATGCCGATGGCGTCCCGCGGTTGCTCTCCAATCGCCTGGAGGTGCTCTTCGCCGGGCATCGGCTCCCCCAGGTGGGGGCGATCACCATGGATCAAATGGTGCTGGATGCCACCGATGTCCCTGAGCTCGAGGCCGGCAGCGTGGTCACGTTGTTGGGAGAAGAGGCGGGGGAGCGGATCGATCCCCAGGCCTGGAGTGAGCCGATG